The Lolium rigidum isolate FL_2022 chromosome 2, APGP_CSIRO_Lrig_0.1, whole genome shotgun sequence genomic interval TCCTTTACGACCCACAAGAACGGCTTGCCGGAGTCCTCGAGGCCGTGCCCAACCTCGTATAGCTGCTTGGGAAGCTTCTGCGCGAGGGTGCCGAAGCTGACAAAAATGACGGAGCCGGGGTCCATGGCGTCGAGCCACTCAATGACCCCGCTCTGGTCGACACTGGGTTTACGCCCGCGCGACGCCATGGATGCCGCATCCCGGTTTTTGTTGAGGTAGAACGGCCCGAGCGTCCACACCGGCTTGCCGAGCGCCGCCTCGTAGCACGCGACGAACTGTTCCTCCAGGTCCAGGAACGTGTTCACCACCGCGCCGTCGGCCGTGCGCATGGCCTCCAGAGCGGCCTTACGGAACGCCTCAAACCCAGGCCCGTCTAGGAATCCGAGGCAGGTGGCCTTGGTCACCTCCACGCGCACCGGCATGCCTGGCACGACGTACCTCTCGTGGCCTTGGGCCTCGGAAGAGCTGGATGCCCGCTCGCGCAGCCCGTGCATGGAGACGTTGAGGTCGCAGAGGGAATAGAAGCACGATGGGCCGTGGAACAACAGCCGTGGGATGCCGAGGCTGCAGGCGACACCGGCAGTCCACGAGTTGCACCAGTCGGAGATGATGCAGCTCGGGGGCCGCGCCAGTGCACGTAGGTATGACTCCAGGGGACCGGCGAGCCTGTAGACGGCCTGGTACAGGGGGAGGAAGTGGCCAATGTCCTTGACTTGGTCGATGTTCTCGCAGCCTGGGAGCAGGCCGTCGTCGGCGTGCGGGAACGGGAGCCCGACTATGTCTAGCGGCAGCTTGGCGCGAAGCGCGTCGTCGGCGACGCCGTGCAGCCGCGCGGCGTTCACGGGCGTGGTGACGAGGCTCGCTCGCGCGCCGCGTTCCGCGAGGAGGCGTGCAAGGTCAACCATGGGGATGATGTGGCCCTGTGCCACGAGAGGGACGAGAACAAAGTGAGGCGGCGGCCCTGAGGTAGCAACAATGGATTCCTCCGTCTCCGTGGGCGCCATTGTTGACGTGTAAGCACTAGGCAGTACGAGTGGTTTAAGAGCCGGATGATAATCTGATAGACCGTGAGGGTGACAGGCGAGGAAAACGGTGGAGAGACGGATTTATAGCCACGTCACTTTGGCATCTTTCATTTCTTTCCCGTCCCATAGGCTTCCTTGCACTCATGTCTCATTCTactcatgaagtttgaatattgaTAAAGTTAAACAAGTTTCATACAGAATAGAACAGAAAGAGTATTTTGGACGATGTTGCTCGGCATTAGATTTCCCCGCCCCGGGTGCCTAACCGTCCAATCGAAGTGATCAAAGCCGTTAGATCAGCTTCTTTGTTAGTATTGCTTCAAATCTGGAATTTGTCATGTAGCAAAAAAGGCCTCGCTTTTGCTTTTAATATAGCAAAAACCGGTTCACTCACATAAAAAAGGACTTTGCTCGCCGGATATTTTACCGGAGATCTCGTAGCAAAAAACTTGTGCTACTATAGCAAAAAATTACCTCGTTGGAGACATCGGTGTAGTCTTCACCGGAAGCCTCGtcggagacctcgtagcaaaaaaaTTGGTGCGTTTGTAGCAAAACCGCATAAAAAAATATCTTCAAGAGAGGCAAAACCAAATGACTAATGTAGCGGAAAATAATATGACTATGTAGCAAAAAAATAATATGACTATTTAGCAAGATCGTCTACTAGCCGTAGTAAATCCTTAACCACGAGTATGGCCGACATAATTGCCGAGCGCTGTTGGTAGTAGACCCGGCCACCGTTTGTAGCAGCATTGCACAACAGTTACAACAGTGCCATGCACGGGTCCACAGAAGCACCGCCATCAACCACGGTGGTAGCAAGGGAGCACTAGCgaggcggtggtcgtggaggagcCGCCACTCCGGTGGTCGATGCAGGGGCAGGGCCACGACAATGAGAAGCTTCCACACGGGTGCGCTTGTGAAAAGGCCTTCTCGGGAGCCGGCCACGCACACGATGGAGCAGCACAAGGGCGGGCGCTGACGGAGGAGCAGCTCAGGGGCGTGTTAGCGGAGGAGCAGCACGGGGATCGGGCGGGAGGAACAACCCTAGGGTGGAGCGCGCCGACAAATCAAGAGCAACACGAGGGTCGGGTGAAGGAAAAcgttgcataaaaggattaattttcctaccgcgaacacgcaatccaagccaagatgcaatctagaagacggtagcaacgagggggtatcgagtctcacccttgaagagattccaaagcctacaagatgaggctcttgttgctgcggtagacgttcacttgccgcttgcaaaagcgcgtagaagatcttgatcacgatcggttccggcgccacgaacgggcagcacctccgtactcggtcacacgttcggttgttgatgaagacgacgtccacctccccgttccggcgggcagcggaagtagtagctcctcttgaatccgacggcacgacggcgtggtgtcggtggtggtggagaagtccggcggagcttcgctaagcgtgcgggaagtggaggagcggggcggctagggtttggggagagggggcgccggccactatggggtgcggccaccttggtggtgtttgaggtggccggccccctcccctttggccctcattatataggtggaaccccaagagttggtgtcaaagtcttcgaataagacccgaaccaaaaaccttccaaagggaggggaaacctagccaagctaggactcccaccaaaggtgggagttccacctcccatatggggggtggccggccccctaaggggagtccacttgggactcctccccactagggttggccggccatggaggtggagtcccatgtggactccaccttccttggtggtttcttccggacttttctagaaccttctagaaccttccatagaaccttccgcgatattttaattcacataaaatgacatcctatatatgaatcttattctcggaccattccggaactcctcgtgatgtccgggatcttatccgggactccgaacaaatattcgaactccattccatattcaagtactaccatttcaacatccaactttaagtgtgtcaccctacggttcgtgaactatgcggacatggtttgagtactcactccaaccaataaccaatagcgggatctggagatccataatggctcccacatattcaacgatgactttagtgatcgaatgaaccattcacatacaataccaattccctttgtctcgcgatattttacttgtccgaggtttgatcttcggtatcacactataccttgttcaacttcgtctcctgacaagtactctttactcgtaccgtggtatgtggtctcttatgaacttattcatatgcttgcaagacattagacaacattccaccgagagggcccagagtatatctatccgtcatcgggatggacaaatcccactgttgatccatatgcctcaactcatactttccggatacttaatcccacctttataaccacccatttacgcagtggcgtttggtgtaatcaaagtacctttccggtataagtgatttacatgatctcatggtcataaggactaggtaactatgtattgaaagcttatagcaaataacttaatgacgagatcttatgctacgcttaattgggtgtgtccattacatcattcattaatgatataaccttgttattaataacatccaatgttcatgattatgaaactaatcatccattaatcaacaagctagttaagaggcatactagggactctttgttgtttatatatcacacatgtatcaatgtttcggttaatacaattatagcatggtatataaacatttatcataaacataaagatatataataaccacttttattattgcctcttgggcatatctccaacagtctcccacttgcactagagtcaataatctagattacattgtaaggaacctaacacccatggtattcggtgttggtcatgctttgccctagggagagctttagtcaacggatctgctacattcggatcggtgtgtactttgcaaatctttacttctccatcttcgatgtactcgcgaatcgagtggtaacgcatcttgatatgcttcagcctcttgtgtgaccttggttcttgtgcattggcgatggcacccatgttgtcacaatatatgactagtgggtccaatgcactaggaaccacaccgagctctacaatgaacctcctcatccataccgcttctgatgaagcctctgaagccgctatgtactccgattctgttgaagacttcgccaccgtgcactgcttcgagcttgcccagcttactgtagcaccattcaatataaacacgtacccagactgtgacttagagtcatcaggatcagtgttccaacttgcatcggtgtaacttgttacaacgagctcttggtgtaacatcccaaaaattcaaaacaaaacaaataaatttcccttgttccaaattttggaaccaacaaaaacttttattaaatgaagtatgatacatggtgatcttgtttaattcttgtgctattgcatgattgattgttatagtagtttgaaataaccttaaacccaaaaactcacccctctttccaccatcctagctaaaataaaataaaagaaaattaaataagaaaaaggcatatgtgcctatggctatttttataaatcttaacCCTAGACCCTCCTACCTTGTTTAgaagtttggaaaaccttcatacactctacctagcacttatcaaaccaaatccaaagtgaaaccaaagaaactaaaaagaaactaaaaatgccataggggcatatgagagtaaaatgcaaatttatgaatttgggaaccttgaccctaatatttgttatgaatggtgggatcactcctatataccatttcaacactcaaccacaccatttgggtcaagccaagtcaaatttaaaactcaaatgcaacatatgcatatagtgccTCACCTAGTTCCTTACATTGAGTGAttccttttgtgcaattgccatgatgagtgttagcatgcttaactattgctatgtgaaccataatcaagatcacaaaaccctaacttaaggagaaataaagaaaatgggaaaaaaccCATTCATCACTCACATATACTTTATGTAGAAATGCAAATTcttcaccaaggccataattacttgtttccttgcttctaaaatacttcaatgtgataaactaacacaattgcatcattggatcaagaatcaaatcaaagaaaatcaagatttcatcttacatatgataatggtcatttgggccaaaattattttcttcaccactttaccccacTGTATTTCCcaattcctaaactaaactttgtcaaccaaagccatgtcatccaagaccatgtcaaggtgagtacttttcatgttgaccaccatagctagagttgactaggttgaccagaattaaattgccaaaacaggatctgagaagaaaaacaagatcacctcaaatttgaaactactgcaattcttttccaaattgagtgccaccaccaccaaaacctcacattaattatatcattaagattcaccaaaaagaatttcaaaatttgaaaattttcttcatgcggccattgtgtcgaacagttGGCGAGCATGAATTCGATTTGTGTTACACTCCTTTGTCCAGCAGATTCTTCACTAAACCACTTTAATCCGGT includes:
- the LOC124686795 gene encoding UDP-glycosyltransferase 73C3-like, whose protein sequence is MAPTETEESIVATSGPPPHFVLVPLVAQGHIIPMVDLARLLAERGARASLVTTPVNAARLHGVADDALRAKLPLDIVGLPFPHADDGLLPGCENIDQVKDIGHFLPLYQAVYRLAGPLESYLRALARPPSCIISDWCNSWTAGVACSLGIPRLLFHGPSCFYSLCDLNVSMHGLRERASSSSEAQGHERYVVPGMPVRVEVTKATCLGFLDGPGFEAFRKAALEAMRTADGAVVNTFLDLEEQFVACYEAALGKPVWTLGPFYLNKNRDAASMASRGRKPSVDQSGVIEWLDAMDPGSVIFVSFGTLAQKLPKQLYEVGHGLEDSGKPFLWVVKDSEVASPEAQEWLQALEARTAGRGLVVRGWAPQLAILSHRAVGGFVTHCGWNSLLESIAHGVPVVTWPHFADQFLNERLAVDVLGIGVPVGAALPVMLFGDEAVLVMRGDVARAVSELMGAGEVAEERRRKTREYGERAHRAMEKGGSSYENLTLLIQSFRRSGGRVTDINGLQKE